The DNA segment TTACGGAACGTGGCCATATCAATAGGATTGTACTCTATGATATTCACCAGGTCGGCCGGCACCTGCCTGTAGATCCTGATTAATTCATCGGCATCCTTCAGGCTGTCATTGAAATTGTTGAACAGGATATATTCAAACGTGATCTCGTTCTCCGTCTTCTTATAAAAGTAATTCAGTGCCTCGATCAATGCCTGCAGGTTATTGCTTTCATTGATGGGCATAATCTCATTGCGTTTGGTATCGTTGGCCGCGTGTAAGGAAAGGGCCAGCTTAAACCGTACATTGTCATCGCCCAGTTGCCTGATCTGCTTGGCTACGCCGGCAGTGGATACCGTAATGCGGCGCGGACTCATACCCAGGCCATCCGGTGAAGTAATGCGCTCAATCGCTTTCAGTACATTCCGGTAATTCAGCAGGGGCTCGCCCATGCCCATGAATACAATATTCGTGAGCTTCTTATCATATACCCGTTCACTCTGCTGGTTGATCAGCACCACCTCATCATAGATCTCATCAAAGTCGAGGTTGCGTTTGCGGTCCATATACCCGGTAGCACAGAACTTACAGCTCAGTGAGCAACCGATCTGTGAGGATACACAGGCGGTTTTACGTTCTTCTGTAGGGATCAGCACCCCTTCTACCAGGTGGCCATCATGTGTTTTAAAACGTGATTTAACAGTGCCGTCAGCAGAATACTGGGTAGCATCTACGGTAAGTGCAGGCAGGGAAAAATTATCGGCGAGTTTAGCACGTAGCTCCTTGCTCAGGTTGGTCATG comes from the Paraflavitalea devenefica genome and includes:
- the rlmN gene encoding 23S rRNA (adenine(2503)-C(2))-methyltransferase RlmN, which encodes MKTAKKNIRHLTPDELNSYFETLGEKKFRAKQVYEWLWLKQAQQFDAMTNLSKELRAKLADNFSLPALTVDATQYSADGTVKSRFKTHDGHLVEGVLIPTEERKTACVSSQIGCSLSCKFCATGYMDRKRNLDFDEIYDEVVLINQQSERVYDKKLTNIVFMGMGEPLLNYRNVLKAIERITSPDGLGMSPRRITVSTAGVAKQIRQLGDDNVRFKLALSLHAANDTKRNEIMPINESNNLQALIEALNYFYKKTENEITFEYILFNNFNDSLKDADELIRIYRQVPADLVNIIEYNPIDMATFRKPDEQVVNNFMSYLEKHRVNARLRRSRGKDIDAACGQLANKEGIIG